A window from Heliangelus exortis chromosome 17, bHelExo1.hap1, whole genome shotgun sequence encodes these proteins:
- the NME3 gene encoding nucleoside diphosphate kinase 3 isoform X1 has translation MICLVLGLFAGLFQTACSGPGERTFVAIKPDGVQRHLVGEIIRRFERKGLQLVGLKLLQASEELLREHYIALRDRPFYSRLVQYMSSGPVVAMVWQGLDVVKTVRTMIGETNPAESLPGTIRGDFCVEVSKNVIHGSDSAESAGQEISLWFRPEELICWEDTAEHWLYA, from the exons ATGATCTGCCTGGTGTTGGGGCTTTTCGCCGGCCTCTTCCAGACCG CCTGCAGCGGGCCTGGCGAACGCACGTTCGTGGCCATCAAGCCGGACGGGGTCCAGCGGCACCTGGTCGGGGAGATCATCCGGCGGTTCGAGAGGAAGGGCCTGCAGCTGGTGGGGTtgaagctgctgcag gcctcagaggagctgctgagagAGCACTACATCGCCCTTCGGGACCGCCCTTTCTATAGCCGGCTGGTGCAGTACATGAGCTCCGGGCCGGTGGTGGCCATG GTCTGGCAGGGCCTGGACGTGGTCAAAACAGTTCGCACAATGATTGGGGAGACAAACCCAGCAGAGTCCTTGCCTGGCACCATCCGTGGAGACTTCTGTGTAGAAGTCAGCAA GAATGTGATCCACGGCAGCGACTCGGCTGAGAGTGCAGGGCAGGAGATCTCTCTCTGGTTCCGCCCGGAGGAGTTGATTTGCTGGGAGGACACAGCTGAGCACTGGCTCTATGCGTGA
- the NME3 gene encoding nucleoside diphosphate kinase 3 isoform X2: protein MICLVLGLFAGLFQTACSGPGERTFVAIKPDGVQRHLVGEIIRRFERKGLQLVGLKLLQEQAELCVLCAAQASEELLREHYIALRDRPFYSRLVQYMSSGPVVAMVWQGLDVVKTVRTMIGETNPAESLPGTIRGDFCVEVSKNVIHGSDSAESAGQEISLWFRPEELICWEDTAEHWLYA from the exons ATGATCTGCCTGGTGTTGGGGCTTTTCGCCGGCCTCTTCCAGACCG CCTGCAGCGGGCCTGGCGAACGCACGTTCGTGGCCATCAAGCCGGACGGGGTCCAGCGGCACCTGGTCGGGGAGATCATCCGGCGGTTCGAGAGGAAGGGCCTGCAGCTGGTGGGGTtgaagctgctgcag gagcaggctgagctgtgcgttctttgtgctgctcaggcctcagaggagctgctgagagAGCACTACATCGCCCTTCGGGACCGCCCTTTCTATAGCCGGCTGGTGCAGTACATGAGCTCCGGGCCGGTGGTGGCCATG GTCTGGCAGGGCCTGGACGTGGTCAAAACAGTTCGCACAATGATTGGGGAGACAAACCCAGCAGAGTCCTTGCCTGGCACCATCCGTGGAGACTTCTGTGTAGAAGTCAGCAA GAATGTGATCCACGGCAGCGACTCGGCTGAGAGTGCAGGGCAGGAGATCTCTCTCTGGTTCCGCCCGGAGGAGTTGATTTGCTGGGAGGACACAGCTGAGCACTGGCTCTATGCGTGA